In a single window of the Phycisphaerales bacterium genome:
- a CDS encoding DUF58 domain-containing protein encodes MNPLAQYLDPALVQQIGRLDLQARCIVEGFLAGLHSSPLTGFSVEFSEHRRYVQGDDPRLIDWRVFGRTDRLFVRTYRAETHLACHLLVDVSASMGYVGPLGPQARSSGPRAVSAWPQPPAKLMYASQLAAALGYLVTRQQDAVGLALLGEGLQRFIPARTRSGHLGRLLAALSAVVPRGTTGLAGGVHAALEQIPHRGLVVVLSDLLTEPEAVLAALHHVRFRGHDLIVMHVLDAAETQFPFEGTLRLEDPETGQTLIASGEAVRARYCAAVKEWRTELRARVHALRADYVPLDTAMPFDRALVEFLQQRSRRL; translated from the coding sequence TTGAATCCGCTCGCGCAGTATCTCGACCCTGCCCTTGTCCAGCAGATCGGCCGGCTCGACCTCCAGGCCCGCTGCATCGTCGAGGGCTTCCTCGCCGGGTTGCATAGCTCGCCGCTGACGGGCTTCTCCGTCGAGTTCAGCGAGCACCGCCGCTATGTGCAGGGGGACGATCCACGGCTGATCGATTGGCGCGTCTTCGGCCGTACCGATCGCCTCTTCGTCCGCACCTATCGGGCGGAAACACACCTTGCCTGCCACTTGTTGGTGGATGTGTCCGCGAGCATGGGCTACGTCGGTCCGCTCGGACCGCAGGCCCGCTCCTCTGGTCCGCGGGCGGTGTCCGCCTGGCCGCAGCCGCCTGCGAAACTGATGTACGCGAGTCAGCTTGCCGCCGCGCTCGGCTACCTCGTGACGCGCCAGCAGGATGCCGTCGGCCTGGCCCTGCTGGGTGAAGGTCTGCAGCGCTTCATCCCGGCCCGGACGCGCAGCGGCCACCTGGGCCGGCTGCTGGCCGCGCTGAGCGCGGTGGTCCCACGGGGCACGACCGGACTGGCCGGTGGTGTGCATGCCGCTCTGGAGCAGATTCCGCACCGCGGTCTGGTGGTGGTGCTCAGTGACCTGCTGACCGAGCCGGAAGCGGTGCTTGCCGCGCTGCACCATGTGCGTTTTCGCGGCCACGACCTGATCGTGATGCATGTGCTCGATGCCGCGGAGACGCAGTTCCCCTTCGAGGGTACGCTGCGGCTCGAGGATCCCGAGACCGGACAAACGCTGATCGCTTCGGGTGAGGCCGTCCGCGCCCGTTACTGCGCTGCCGTGAAGGAGTGGCGCACGGAGTTGCGCGCTCGAGTTCACGCCCTGCGCGCGGATTATGTGCCGCTCGACACGGCGATGCCGTTCGACCGGGCGCTCGTCGAATTTCTCCAGCAGCGCAGTCGTAGACTCTGA